A stretch of Monomorium pharaonis isolate MP-MQ-018 chromosome 7, ASM1337386v2, whole genome shotgun sequence DNA encodes these proteins:
- the LOC105828955 gene encoding uncharacterized protein LOC105828955 isoform X1: protein MSEQENIAVSINRIEKLLIGVTSKIKKLIEKRDVRDSALLREIIDFIELLKKFVVSRMKRTPEVESAYAIDLQDCRTKIAETLAELEALQEISDEQSSSFDIFLRDIVTCVNDEKEIMRSIRETSEIEIPREIEESTREMLIVKKREETRKKVLQSEIDLTKRKLQDIIEFNAEAEKKLFDICAEIEREYVAVLAKYDCDISACHALTEKLSKDNEVIKAEIKEMEDQLVMQRELYTQFKKEQEIAMMKAFAEKLEFFRRNRAAKIIQRTWRAYFERISLKKRRKTKRKLL from the exons atgagcGAGCAAGAAAACATCGCCGTTTCGATAAATCGAATAGAGAAGCTTTTGATAGGTGTTACGAGCAAGATAAAGAAATTG ATTGAAAAGCGTGATGTCCGCGATTCGGCGTTACTTCGAGAGATCATCGATTTCATCGAGCTTCTCAAAAAATTCGTCGTATCCCGCATGAAGAGGACTCCTGAGGTAGAAAGCGCATATGCTATCGATTTGCAAGATTGTCGGACGAAAATAGCGGAAACCTTGGCGGAACTTGAAG CTTTACAGGAAATATCTGACGAACAAAGTTCAAGCTTCGACATCTTTCTAAGAGATATCGTTACTTGCGTAAACGACGAGAAAGAGATAATGCGAAGCATCAGGGAAACATCAGAAATAGAGATACCAAGAGAAAT AGAAGAATCAACCCGAGAGATGCTGATTGTAAAGAAACGCGAGGAGACGCGAAAAAAAGTACTACAGTCTGAAATAGATTTGACAAAGCGCAAATTGCAAGATATTATAGAATTCAATGCAGAGGCCGAGAAGAAGCTTTTTGATATATG CGCAGAAATTGAACGTGAATATGTCGCTGTTCTTGCCAAATACGACTGCGATATCAGCGCTTGCCATGCATTGACAGAGAAACTGTCGAAAGACAATGAAGTTATTAAAGCAGAAATTAAGGAAATGGAG gATCAGCTGGTCATGCAACGGGAATTGTATACTCAATTTAAGAAGGAGCAAGAAATTGCAATGATGAAAGCTTTTGCTGAAAAACTGGAGTTCTTTAGGCGTAATCGAGCCGCCAAGATTATCCAAAGAACATGGAGAGCGTACTTCGAACGTATTTCTCTAAAGAAACGACgaaaaacaaagagaaaatTGCTTTAA
- the LOC105828955 gene encoding uncharacterized protein LOC105828955 isoform X2, whose translation MKRTPEVESAYAIDLQDCRTKIAETLAELEALQEISDEQSSSFDIFLRDIVTCVNDEKEIMRSIRETSEIEIPREIEESTREMLIVKKREETRKKVLQSEIDLTKRKLQDIIEFNAEAEKKLFDICAEIEREYVAVLAKYDCDISACHALTEKLSKDNEVIKAEIKEMEDQLVMQRELYTQFKKEQEIAMMKAFAEKLEFFRRNRAAKIIQRTWRAYFERISLKKRRKTKRKLL comes from the exons ATGAAGAGGACTCCTGAGGTAGAAAGCGCATATGCTATCGATTTGCAAGATTGTCGGACGAAAATAGCGGAAACCTTGGCGGAACTTGAAG CTTTACAGGAAATATCTGACGAACAAAGTTCAAGCTTCGACATCTTTCTAAGAGATATCGTTACTTGCGTAAACGACGAGAAAGAGATAATGCGAAGCATCAGGGAAACATCAGAAATAGAGATACCAAGAGAAAT AGAAGAATCAACCCGAGAGATGCTGATTGTAAAGAAACGCGAGGAGACGCGAAAAAAAGTACTACAGTCTGAAATAGATTTGACAAAGCGCAAATTGCAAGATATTATAGAATTCAATGCAGAGGCCGAGAAGAAGCTTTTTGATATATG CGCAGAAATTGAACGTGAATATGTCGCTGTTCTTGCCAAATACGACTGCGATATCAGCGCTTGCCATGCATTGACAGAGAAACTGTCGAAAGACAATGAAGTTATTAAAGCAGAAATTAAGGAAATGGAG gATCAGCTGGTCATGCAACGGGAATTGTATACTCAATTTAAGAAGGAGCAAGAAATTGCAATGATGAAAGCTTTTGCTGAAAAACTGGAGTTCTTTAGGCGTAATCGAGCCGCCAAGATTATCCAAAGAACATGGAGAGCGTACTTCGAACGTATTTCTCTAAAGAAACGACgaaaaacaaagagaaaatTGCTTTAA
- the LOC105828942 gene encoding RILP-like protein homolog isoform X2, with product MPFCLRGNATCKMEEYSVASDVSVVDVYDIASEIGKECEKLIDLFGVESVTNLMPKVINALELLENLATKNERENTMVQELSAKISQLESDKIGKAEDRQRFEKELEQIEEHWRQESRDLVAMVTRLQEENRRLAESLQESRSDTITASQEVDIAVLQHLRSMIDKQRDQIRARDRELSQKTAEIENLSAQVEKLTVLGRELKRKQRQAQMQARGLVEERADFLAQLQDQNRELINLRGRLGMAKKENEDLSKLQGCPDLTNKAIYDLDDPDRPRFTTAELKEILHERNELKARVSDLEDELELYRPKPEVPEDDKDAPVQGPLPYEPDDAPWKKSSESGIRKFFRKIFSESSSSFLGGSSPRRSLSSLSKMALSGSSTCDTSI from the exons ATGCCTTTTTGCCTGAGAGGTAACGCGACCTGCAAAATGGAAGAATATTCTGTCGCGTCTGACGTATCGGTGGTGGACGTGTACGACATCGCATCGGAGATAGGAAAGGAATGCGAGAAGCTCATAGACCTGTTTGGAGTGGAGTCGGTGACCAATCTGATGCCAAAGGTGATAAATGCTTTAGAGCTACTTGAGAATCTCGCCACTAAGAATGAACGTGAAAATACTATGGTGCAAGAGCTAAGTGCCAAGATCTCTCAGCTCGAGAGTGATAAAATTGGAAAGGCTGAGGATAGACAACGATTTGAAAAG gAATTAGAACAAATTGAAGAACACTGGAGACAAGAATCTCGTGACTTAGTAGCCATGGTTACCAGATTACAAGAAGAAAATAGACGATTAGCCGAATCTCTGCAAGAGTCACGTAGTGATA ctATCACAGCTAGTCAGGAGGTTGATATAGCAGTTTTGCAACATTTAAGGTCCATGATAGATAAACAAAGAGATCAGATTCGTGCTAGAGATCGAGAATTGTCACaaaaaactgcagaaattgaaaat TTGAGTGCACAAGTGGAGAAACTTACCGTACTGGGACGGGAATTGAAACGTAAACAACGACAAGCGCAAATGCAAGCCCGAGGTTTAGTAGAAGAAAGAGCTGACTTCTTAGCTCAACTGCAAGATCAAAATCGGGAACTTATAAATCTTCGGGGACGACTTGGCATGGCTAAGAAAGAAAATGAGGATTTAAGTAAATTGCAAGGCTGTCCTGATTTAACAAACAAAGCAATTTATGATCTAGATGATCCTGATAGACCCAGATTTACAACTGCCGAgctaaaagaaattttgcatGAACGAAATGAATTGAAGGCAAGAGTTTCGGATCTCGAAGACGAACTAGAACTGTACCGACCAAAACCTGAAgt TCCTGAAGATGACAAAGACGCACCCGTACAAGGACCACTTCCTTATGAACCAGATGATGCTCCATGGAAAAAATCCTCTGAATCTGGAATTCGTAAATT tttccgAAAAATATTCTCCGAATCCAGTAGCAGTTTTCTCGGAGGTAGCAGTCCCAGACGAAGTCTTTCTAGTCTTTCAAAGATGGCCCTATCTGGTAGCAGTACCTGTGATACGTCTATATAA
- the LOC105828942 gene encoding RILP-like protein homolog isoform X1, which translates to MPFCLRGNATCKMEEYSVASDVSVVDVYDIASEIGKECEKLIDLFGVESVTNLMPKVINALELLENLATKNERENTMVQELSAKISQLESDKIGKAEDRQRFEKELEQIEEHWRQESRDLVAMVTRLQEENRRLAESLQESRSDSQYSSKQTTITASQEVDIAVLQHLRSMIDKQRDQIRARDRELSQKTAEIENLSAQVEKLTVLGRELKRKQRQAQMQARGLVEERADFLAQLQDQNRELINLRGRLGMAKKENEDLSKLQGCPDLTNKAIYDLDDPDRPRFTTAELKEILHERNELKARVSDLEDELELYRPKPEVPEDDKDAPVQGPLPYEPDDAPWKKSSESGIRKFFRKIFSESSSSFLGGSSPRRSLSSLSKMALSGSSTCDTSI; encoded by the exons ATGCCTTTTTGCCTGAGAGGTAACGCGACCTGCAAAATGGAAGAATATTCTGTCGCGTCTGACGTATCGGTGGTGGACGTGTACGACATCGCATCGGAGATAGGAAAGGAATGCGAGAAGCTCATAGACCTGTTTGGAGTGGAGTCGGTGACCAATCTGATGCCAAAGGTGATAAATGCTTTAGAGCTACTTGAGAATCTCGCCACTAAGAATGAACGTGAAAATACTATGGTGCAAGAGCTAAGTGCCAAGATCTCTCAGCTCGAGAGTGATAAAATTGGAAAGGCTGAGGATAGACAACGATTTGAAAAG gAATTAGAACAAATTGAAGAACACTGGAGACAAGAATCTCGTGACTTAGTAGCCATGGTTACCAGATTACAAGAAGAAAATAGACGATTAGCCGAATCTCTGCAAGAGTCACGTAGTGATAGTCAGTACAGCAGTAAACAAACAA ctATCACAGCTAGTCAGGAGGTTGATATAGCAGTTTTGCAACATTTAAGGTCCATGATAGATAAACAAAGAGATCAGATTCGTGCTAGAGATCGAGAATTGTCACaaaaaactgcagaaattgaaaat TTGAGTGCACAAGTGGAGAAACTTACCGTACTGGGACGGGAATTGAAACGTAAACAACGACAAGCGCAAATGCAAGCCCGAGGTTTAGTAGAAGAAAGAGCTGACTTCTTAGCTCAACTGCAAGATCAAAATCGGGAACTTATAAATCTTCGGGGACGACTTGGCATGGCTAAGAAAGAAAATGAGGATTTAAGTAAATTGCAAGGCTGTCCTGATTTAACAAACAAAGCAATTTATGATCTAGATGATCCTGATAGACCCAGATTTACAACTGCCGAgctaaaagaaattttgcatGAACGAAATGAATTGAAGGCAAGAGTTTCGGATCTCGAAGACGAACTAGAACTGTACCGACCAAAACCTGAAgt TCCTGAAGATGACAAAGACGCACCCGTACAAGGACCACTTCCTTATGAACCAGATGATGCTCCATGGAAAAAATCCTCTGAATCTGGAATTCGTAAATT tttccgAAAAATATTCTCCGAATCCAGTAGCAGTTTTCTCGGAGGTAGCAGTCCCAGACGAAGTCTTTCTAGTCTTTCAAAGATGGCCCTATCTGGTAGCAGTACCTGTGATACGTCTATATAA
- the LOC105832177 gene encoding microprocessor complex subunit DGCR8 isoform X2: MEVEQTIVEVMTSEDNPSNENQNTLDYGGISSTQHEDQNLEPCIKSMKSDHDTRSTDTDNSHCNDIMDEETACFNNKDSGLHNGLCQEDSEHNDDLRQFDVLDDLDRHPEQNDGSDDESDTDESMDSDVPDEEIEAMLEEGLPEEFKGKRKDKKDRLPYEEREKLVLDEIGHNHFDVLPEGWVQVTHNSGMPLYLHKQSRVCTLAKPYFLGPGSVRKHEVPVSAIPCLQYKRALMEEEEERKKEMERAPNAEACSLPSAKIETIQENRAAHSLDSEQLRNYCQSLFRFKSIKVMRFQSWSARRKFTKIKKHRKQLERPTLPDGTKLITFPISSSSGSGNWNIADDNGQRPAKHWIMNPSGKSYVCILHEYVQHALKKQPTYKFKELENAATPYSAVVCINDMEYGSGFGSSKKQAKANAARKTLEILIPQMKDKISGENGGDNGSNNDSRTIKASRGNSDADLSFFDEISITDPRVAEFCAKTTEPSPHAILITCLQRNYGLGDMHINYSVNTLKHQRNEFTMKVGKHEATVVCRNKKDGKQRAAQAILQLIHPHIQSWGSLLRLYGSRSVKSFKEKKQLEQEITLLQGKAAVNQPNHAILGKLRQEMRRLAEQREAIQPIGKFVPPDLPTGSAANLNNVDL, encoded by the exons ATCAGATCATGATACTAGATCGACTGATACCGACAATAGCCACTGTAATGATATCATGGATGAAGAAACTGCATGTTTCAACAATAAAGACAGTGGTTTACACAATGGCTTATGCCAAGAAGATTCAGAACATAATGATGATTTACGGCAATTTGATGTATTAGATGATCTAGATCGCCATCCAGAACAAAATGATGGTTCCGATGATGAATCGGATACAGATGAGAGTATGGACTCTGATGTACCGGATGAAGAAATTGAAGCAATGCTTGAAGAag GTCTTCCAGAAGAATTTaaagggaaaagaaaagataaaaaagatcgCTTGCCTTatgaggaaagagaaaaactTGTTTTGGATG aaattggACATAATCATTTTGACGTTTTACCTGAAGGATGGGTACAAGTAACACACAACAGTGGAATGCCATTATACCTTCATAAACAAAGTAGAGTTTGTACATTAGCAAAACCCTACTTTCTTGGTCCAGGGAGCGTTAGAAAACATGAAGTTCCTGTAAGCGCCATACCTTGCCTTCAGTACAAAAGAGCATTAatggaagaggaagaagaacgAAAGAAAGAGATGGAACGCGCACCAAATGCTGAAGCTTGCAGTCTTCCCAGCGCAAAGATTGAAACTATACAAGAGAATCGTGCGGCACATTCATTAGATAGCGaacaattaagaaattattgtcAGTCTTTGTTTCgttttaaatctattaaagTAATGAGATTTCA aTCTTGGTCAGCGCGTCGCAAATttacgaaaattaaaaaacatcgTAAACAACTTGAGCGTCCAACTTTACCGGATggtacaaaattaataactttccCAATCAGTAGTTCTAGTGGAAGTGGCAATTGGAATATTGCGGACGATAATGGACAAAGACCTGCAAAACACTGGATAATGAATCCATCAGGCAAAAGTTATGTTTGTATTCTTCATGAATATGTGCAGCacgcattaaaaaaacaaccaacatacaaatttaaagaattag aaaatgCAGCGACACCGTATTCTGCGGTAGTTTGTATAAATGATATGGAATATGGCAGTGGATTCGGCAGTAGCAAGAAACAAGCGAAGGCTAATGCAGCTCGAAAAACCCTTGAAATTTTGATTCCTCAaatgaaagataaaatttctgGTGAAAACGGCGGTGATAATGGATCAAATAATGACAGTCGCACGATAAAAGCATCAAGAGGAAATTCTGATGCCGACCTTTCGTTTTTCGACGAAATATCCATCACGGATCCGCGTGTTGCAGAATTTTGTGCGAAAACTACAGAACCTTCCCCACAtgctattttaataacttgtcTTCAAAGAAATTATGGTTTAGGAGATATGCACATTAATTATTCGGTAAATACGTTGAAACATCAACGAAATGAATTTACAATGAAGGTTGGAAAACATGAAGCTACTGTT gTTTGTCGTAATAAGAAAGATGGTAAACAACGAGCGGCACAAGCAATACTACAACTTATACACCCACATATACAGTCTTGGGGTTCCTTGCTACGTCTTTATGGATCGCGAAGTGTGAAGTCTTTTAAGGAAAAGAAACAATTGGAACAAGAAATAACCCTTTTGCAGGGTAAAGCTGCTGTTAATCAACCAAATCATGCTATTTTAGGTAAACTTAGGCAAGAGATGCGAAGATTAGCTGAACAACGCGAAGCAATACAACCTATTGGTAAGTTTGTACCACCAGATTTACCAACAGGATCTGCAGCCAATCTCAATAATGTAGATTTATGA
- the LOC105832177 gene encoding microprocessor complex subunit DGCR8 isoform X1, producing the protein MSCHSTFIVLSKYFVTYNAMEVEQTIVEVMTSEDNPSNENQNTLDYGGISSTQHEDQNLEPCIKSMKSDHDTRSTDTDNSHCNDIMDEETACFNNKDSGLHNGLCQEDSEHNDDLRQFDVLDDLDRHPEQNDGSDDESDTDESMDSDVPDEEIEAMLEEGLPEEFKGKRKDKKDRLPYEEREKLVLDEIGHNHFDVLPEGWVQVTHNSGMPLYLHKQSRVCTLAKPYFLGPGSVRKHEVPVSAIPCLQYKRALMEEEEERKKEMERAPNAEACSLPSAKIETIQENRAAHSLDSEQLRNYCQSLFRFKSIKVMRFQSWSARRKFTKIKKHRKQLERPTLPDGTKLITFPISSSSGSGNWNIADDNGQRPAKHWIMNPSGKSYVCILHEYVQHALKKQPTYKFKELENAATPYSAVVCINDMEYGSGFGSSKKQAKANAARKTLEILIPQMKDKISGENGGDNGSNNDSRTIKASRGNSDADLSFFDEISITDPRVAEFCAKTTEPSPHAILITCLQRNYGLGDMHINYSVNTLKHQRNEFTMKVGKHEATVVCRNKKDGKQRAAQAILQLIHPHIQSWGSLLRLYGSRSVKSFKEKKQLEQEITLLQGKAAVNQPNHAILGKLRQEMRRLAEQREAIQPIGKFVPPDLPTGSAANLNNVDL; encoded by the exons ATCAGATCATGATACTAGATCGACTGATACCGACAATAGCCACTGTAATGATATCATGGATGAAGAAACTGCATGTTTCAACAATAAAGACAGTGGTTTACACAATGGCTTATGCCAAGAAGATTCAGAACATAATGATGATTTACGGCAATTTGATGTATTAGATGATCTAGATCGCCATCCAGAACAAAATGATGGTTCCGATGATGAATCGGATACAGATGAGAGTATGGACTCTGATGTACCGGATGAAGAAATTGAAGCAATGCTTGAAGAag GTCTTCCAGAAGAATTTaaagggaaaagaaaagataaaaaagatcgCTTGCCTTatgaggaaagagaaaaactTGTTTTGGATG aaattggACATAATCATTTTGACGTTTTACCTGAAGGATGGGTACAAGTAACACACAACAGTGGAATGCCATTATACCTTCATAAACAAAGTAGAGTTTGTACATTAGCAAAACCCTACTTTCTTGGTCCAGGGAGCGTTAGAAAACATGAAGTTCCTGTAAGCGCCATACCTTGCCTTCAGTACAAAAGAGCATTAatggaagaggaagaagaacgAAAGAAAGAGATGGAACGCGCACCAAATGCTGAAGCTTGCAGTCTTCCCAGCGCAAAGATTGAAACTATACAAGAGAATCGTGCGGCACATTCATTAGATAGCGaacaattaagaaattattgtcAGTCTTTGTTTCgttttaaatctattaaagTAATGAGATTTCA aTCTTGGTCAGCGCGTCGCAAATttacgaaaattaaaaaacatcgTAAACAACTTGAGCGTCCAACTTTACCGGATggtacaaaattaataactttccCAATCAGTAGTTCTAGTGGAAGTGGCAATTGGAATATTGCGGACGATAATGGACAAAGACCTGCAAAACACTGGATAATGAATCCATCAGGCAAAAGTTATGTTTGTATTCTTCATGAATATGTGCAGCacgcattaaaaaaacaaccaacatacaaatttaaagaattag aaaatgCAGCGACACCGTATTCTGCGGTAGTTTGTATAAATGATATGGAATATGGCAGTGGATTCGGCAGTAGCAAGAAACAAGCGAAGGCTAATGCAGCTCGAAAAACCCTTGAAATTTTGATTCCTCAaatgaaagataaaatttctgGTGAAAACGGCGGTGATAATGGATCAAATAATGACAGTCGCACGATAAAAGCATCAAGAGGAAATTCTGATGCCGACCTTTCGTTTTTCGACGAAATATCCATCACGGATCCGCGTGTTGCAGAATTTTGTGCGAAAACTACAGAACCTTCCCCACAtgctattttaataacttgtcTTCAAAGAAATTATGGTTTAGGAGATATGCACATTAATTATTCGGTAAATACGTTGAAACATCAACGAAATGAATTTACAATGAAGGTTGGAAAACATGAAGCTACTGTT gTTTGTCGTAATAAGAAAGATGGTAAACAACGAGCGGCACAAGCAATACTACAACTTATACACCCACATATACAGTCTTGGGGTTCCTTGCTACGTCTTTATGGATCGCGAAGTGTGAAGTCTTTTAAGGAAAAGAAACAATTGGAACAAGAAATAACCCTTTTGCAGGGTAAAGCTGCTGTTAATCAACCAAATCATGCTATTTTAGGTAAACTTAGGCAAGAGATGCGAAGATTAGCTGAACAACGCGAAGCAATACAACCTATTGGTAAGTTTGTACCACCAGATTTACCAACAGGATCTGCAGCCAATCTCAATAATGTAGATTTATGA